Below is a genomic region from Nitrospira sp..
CGCAGCCATGACACCGACTTCCTCTTCGCCGCGATAATATTCTTTGACGTATCCTTCGCCGTAGAGCACCCCGACCAGCTGCATCGTTTCACTCTGCGGGGTGATCGGATAGGCAATGGCCAGATCGACATTCGAACGGCGGATCGCCTCCTTGGCCGCTTCGCTTCCGGTAATAAATTCTTTGGTTCTCGGAGCCTCGTGAAACATGTATTCCGGCGTCACGACTTTCTGCCGCTTCGCCTCGGCATGAGGGTCCTTCTTCCCGTCGGACTTCGGAACCGCCACGCTGGTGATCGGATCACCCTGTGGGTTGGTCTTTTGCTGGGCTTCCAACGCTTCACTCATGATCACACCTCTTTAAGTGATGAGCCGATTCGCTCAGCTACAACTACCCTTCTCGTTTCATGTGTTCCGCGGAATGACCGAACATGGCGGCGCTGCCCGTCCCGTCTGGGGACGGAGCGAAGGTCATCGGATTTGTATGGGTCTTTCCGCCGTGCACTTTCGACTGTGTGCCCGTAAAGCGAACGTTTTCTCCGCTTGTCGGCAGCTTGATGCCCATTTCTTCGCGAACCTTTTTGAAAATTTGCGCGACGCGCTTGATCTTCGCCGTATCGGAGTCGCGGATCGTCAGCATGGCATCCTCATGGCCTTGCTCGGCACAAATGGCCATGGTGCAGCAATTGGTCCCCGCCCGGATCATCTTGAGCGTGAGATTCGCATAGTGGCAATGGACGCCGATGAAAATACACGCCTCGATTTTGTTGCCCCAGATCGTCAGGTTGGGATGGTTGGGGTTAATGACCTCTTCAGGATCGATTTTTGGATACTTCGGGCGATAATCCGGCATCGGGATGATCATGACTTCGGGAATCTGCGCGGCGATCTCCAAGGTGGCCTTGGCCTTTTCCACTGCGTGATCATTCCAGGCCCACAGCAACAAGGGACCGGGAAAGATCGTGGCGTTCGGGCTGGTCAACATCTTTCGCGCCATCTCTTCGATGACCTTCTCCTCGTTCGGCTCCAGCAGTCCGTAATACAGCCCCTGACCGGGATCAGGCAGCGCCACGCCCAGCTGCGCCGCAGAAGGTGGATGAAACCCGGCCGGACCCGGGACAATGATCTTTTCTCTCGTGTCTGGTGTGGTCGCCACGCCCAACTCCCCTTTCTGGTGCTTACCCGACTACGGGGCTCGCCAAGACTGCGGTGGTGCTCTTTTCACCGTAGGTGATGTTGTCGGTCAAGGCGGCTTTCGGCAATTGGTCGATCATGATCATCTTGATGGCGTTGTTCTTCGCCATATTGTCGCAAACCCATACGCATTGCGCGCAGCCCTTGCACCGGTCCACCGCCACATAGGCCGAGCCGTACTTGAAACCCTTGTCCTTGCCCATCTCATCGCTGTACAGAATCGTGTTGGCTTCCGGACAATACTGTGTGCAAAGCTTACAGCTCTTCGCAGCACAAATCTCAACACTAATATCGGCTACAAGATACATGGTGCTCCTTTAGGCGTTGGCAGCCGCGACCGGTTCTTCCGCACGCTTGATTTGTGGAGCGGCCCAACCGTGATCGACGGCATAATTCCATCCCGCCCGCATGACCGCAACGTTCTTTTCGATCAATTCTTGCTTCTTCTTGAATTTTCGTTCGACGACACTGTCCAAGGCCGCCGTTCCTCCCGACACCACAAAACCTTTACCCAGAAAACGATCCTTCACGGCCTGCTCCAGACCCGCCATGTTGGTGAGCCCGGTAATCGCCCCGATGCAACCCATCAGCGCCATGTTCGTCGCCAGATCCATACCGGCGACCTCCAACGAGGTCTTCGTCGCGGGGAAGTAGTAGAGCTTCGCGCGGCGCTCTTCCAACTCCCGAGCCTGATCCTTGTGGAGCTTCATCGGCCCGTCATTGTTGATGAGCGCGATTCCGTCTTCCTTCAGTCCGAAGTAGAACGGCATCGTGTAGGACTTGCCGTGCGTGATGACCTGCGGATGGAAAATGATGATGATGTGTGGGAACGTGATCTCACCGATCTCATAGATGGCTTCATCCGACACGCGAACATAGCTTTCGACCGGCGCCATCCGCTTTTCCGATCCGTAAAACGGAACGATCGTGCTTTCTCCTCCGGCATTGATGACGGCCGTACTCAAGATGTGAGAGCCGGTCACGACTCCTTGACCTCCGACGCCCGCCATCCGAATGTTGAATCGTTTTGCCATGGTCCGGTCTCCCTTCTCTGGGTGTTAGGCCTTGCCCGGAATCGCCCCGGCAGGAGCAGCCGGCTTCGGGAGAAACTCCTTGTAGCCATAGCGCTCGGTCAAATACTGCTTGGCTTCGTCGCTGATGTACTCCGAAAATGCATACCGATCGTTCTCAACCGTCTTCGCGTCCTCCATGACCTTATCGGTAGGAATCGCGTATTCGATATTGCAGGAGGTGTACGCCTGAATGTACGCGGAACCGACTTCTCTGGCGATCAATACGGCCTTCTTGATGACGCTCTCAACACGGCGGGGATTGTTCGGAACAACCGTCGCGACGTAGGCACAGCCGGCCACCTTGGCCATCTGCACCATATCCATCTTTTCAAACTTCTTGCCGAGGGGAGCCATCTTCAACACGGCGCCGCGGTTGGTCATACCGCTCTCCTGACCGCCGGTGTTGCCATAGACTTCGTTGTCCAGCATGATCGTCGTGAACCGCTCCTTCCGGAACCAGGAATGGAGAACCTGCTGGAACCCGATGTCGGCTGTACCGCCGTCACCCGCCATCACCACCACATCCTTGGGTTTGTCACCGAACCGGAGACGGAGCCCACGAGACAATCCGCTCGCGACGCCATTCTGGTCTCCGTAATTGCCGTAGACGAAGGGAATGGCAGCCTGGGAAATAGCCAGACGACCGCAGCCGGCAGTGCCGACCGTAATGGTATCCTCGGGATTGGGGAATGCGATCATGGCGAGACGGATGAAGAGAGTCATTGCGCAACCGGCGCACATCGGATGTTCTTCCAGGACTTCCTTGAAGCTGCCCATCTGAGAGACGGAGATTTTCTTTCCGAAGGGACCATGCTCGACCATGTCCCGATATTCTTTCGGCATGAACTTTTCAAACCCATTGGAGAACTTCACATAATCAAGACTCATCGGGACACCTCCCTCTCTCGTGACACCGGCCATCGACCAGCCGGTGAACAGCTATGATTGTGCGCAACAAACCTGCAGGAAATCGAGGCTGGATGAACCGCGTTGATACTTCCACACACTTTCAAAAGTTCGATCATCGTAGCAAAGGCGAAAAAAGACTGTCAACGGCAATGTTACTCCCACACTCAACCGGGCTTGTCGGTTCAAAGTCTATAACTTCCTGATAATCAACGCAACTTCTCAGAAGACCCACCGTCGCCGAAAGAAGGCCTAGCAGCAGATCATTCGATAGGCCATTCGCCCTAACCTCATTCTCCGCTTGCGGAAAACCACGACACGCGCGAGTATATTCATCTGGCTCGCAGGATGGCGGACGTTGCCGATTCGACGGAATCTGTCTACACTAGGAACATAATGAACAAGCGCGTCATGATCCCTGGGGAGGATGAGGGGGCTCAGCATGTGGGAGGAGTCCATAAACGCCCACCTATTCCCGATAGTTCCCTCAAGGCCGAATGTCCAAAATTCATGAGCCATGGTCCCTGCGGTGGTGTACGCAAAGGCGGGCTCTGTGAAGTGTATCCCGACATGAAATGCCCCTGGGTTTCGTTGTATATCGAACTGGAAAAGATCGGCCAAACCGAGTGGATGAAACAACTGTGAAGACCGTGAAGCGGTCCTGGTGGAGTGTGGAGCGCCCGAAAGCCTGAACGAGATACGCCTCAGCAGATACGAGCGACGTCGCTTGATACACGACAAAAGCCGGGAAGGAGTGAAGAGTGCAGAAGAGAGCCGCCAAGACGACCCACCTGGGCTACAACGATCGGCACGCCAAAAGCGGTATCACAGCCCCCTTACCGGATATCGAAACGTTTCCCAACCAGTACAAGGGATACGAAATCACCATCGAGATTCCAGAGTACACGGCAATTTGTCCTAAAACGGGACTGCCGGATTTCGGAACAATCACGGTGCACTACATGCCGGACAAAGCATGTCTGGAGCTCAAGTCCCTGAAGATGTACATTCATGCCTATCGCGACCTCGGGATCTTCTATGAAAACGCCGTCAACCGCGTGCTCCACGACGTCACAAGGGCTTGCCGGCCCGTATGGGCGAAGGTGACCGGCACCTTTGCCGCGCGCGGAGGGCTACGAAGCGTTATCGAAGCCCGCTACCCTTGATGGCGCTCCGTCACACTCAACCGAACTGAAGCGGTCAGCATCATGGTCGCCGCATGGGTCCTGGTTCGTTCGATCTCTCCATACTACCGGATCTGCTCGACGACGGGCTCAAGGAATCCCAACATGGTCGCTGATCACCACACCGAACGATCTCTCGGCTGATGGCTACCTATGCAATCGGAGATGTGCAGGGTTGCCGCGCTCAACTCTCACAGTTGGTCGACCGAATCGACTTCAATCCGACGCGGGACCACCTGTGGTTCGTCGGAGATCTCGTCAATCGCGGACCGGATTCATTGGGGGTCCTGCGTCTGATCAAGAATCTCGGCGCGGCGGCGTCCGTGGTCTTGGGTAACCACGATCTCTTTTTGCTGGCCGCAGCAGAGAGCATCGTGACCTTACGTCCTAAAGACACCATCGATGACGTCCTCAAAGCCGACGACCGTTCGGAGTTGATCGACTGGCTGCGCGGGCGCCCACTTCTGATCCACGACGACTCGGTACTCATGGTCCATGCCGGACTGCTACCGCAATGGACGGCCGCGGAGGCGGTCCAGCTGGCAGGCGAAGTGGACGGCGCGTTGGGAGGACCGGACTATCGGGAATTTCTCCGCGACTTCTTTCATGCCTCGCTTCCATCCTGGCATCCGTCGCTGACGGGACGGATGCGGCGAGCCAGTGTGGCGCGAGCGATGACGCGAATCCGAAGCTGCACGCCGGCCGGCGAGATGTCCGGGTTTTCCGGCGCTCCACAGGATGTTCCTCCCGGCTATTTACCCTGGTTTCGCGTGCCGGGACGCCGCAGCGCGGACACCACGATCGTCACCGGCCACTGGGCCGCCTTGGGGTTGCAACTCGAGTCCAATCATTTGGCAATCGACAGTGGATGTGTGTGGGGCAGACACCTGACCGCGGTCAGGTTCGAAGACCGTGCCGTGTTCCAGGTCGAAGGTCCGCGTCCGAGACGATAGCCTGCCGCCGTCCCGCTTCTCACACGCCCAACGCCAGACGGACGAGAGGCACTTTTTCCCCGATCCCGAACGACAACGGCTCCAAAACTTCGTCAGGATCGACATAGGTCCCGAACAATCGATCCCAGACGGTAAAGAAGGCGGCGAGATTCGCCGTGTAATGTTCGGGACGATTACTGTGATGGATGTGATGGTAACACGGCGTCACGATCAGCCATTCCAGCCACTTGAATCTCCACCCGACGTTCATGTGCATCCAGTCGTTTTGAAGAGCGTTGAACATCCCGATCGCCAGGTACATCCACCACGGAGATAGATCAAGGAAAGCGTAGGCGAAGATGTACGGGAGATTCACGATCACCTGCTGCGGGATGGTCGCCCTGATACCGGCGAGCCAGTACATGTACGTCGGCGTGTGATGCCACTTGTGGATGCGCCAGATCGGAGCCGTATGCATCAACCGATGGATCCAATAGTGACCAAAATCCGCGACCACGAAATAGGCCGTGACGCGCAAGGGCAGCGGCAGATTCAGGATGGCGTCCGGCAAGTGTGGACGCACCGCAATCCATTGATCGATGTATCCCGCGGTGGGAAAGATGATGAACTGATACACCAGAAACACCGTGAAGTCGTACAGCATGACTCGGCCGTATTCGATCTTCCTCGCCGGCCTGATCAGTTCGAGAGCGGTCACTCCGATCAGTCGGACCAGAAAAAGAAGGGGAAAAACGAGGTCGTGAGCCAGGAGGAACTGCCGGAACTCTCGAGTGAAGACCCACTCGATCCAATCCATGAACCCATCTCCTGCCAGCCGCGATCGGCTGGATAGGTGCGAGCGCGGCGGGACGGCCCGCGATCCTAATGATAGCTTTCGGAGTCCGAGGGGAACTTCCCTTGCTCCACTTCTTCCTTGTAACGACGCAGGGCCTGGAGCGCGTCGGCCCTGAGGTGGGCGTACGGCTTGACGAACTTCGGAACGAAATCGTCGAACAATCCCAGCAGATCGTACAGCACCAGAACTTGGCCGTCGCAATGAGGCCCCGCGCCGATACCGATGGTCGGGATGGTCAGTTCATCCGTGATCGACTGGGCCAGGTCCGCCGGCACGGCCTCCAACACCACAGCCACGGCGCCGGCGGCTTCGAGCGCCTTGGCATCCTGCACCATCGTCCTCGCCTGAGCCGCATCCTTTCCTTGCACCTTGTATCCGCCGTACTGATTGACGGACTGCGGGGTCATCCCCAAATGTCCGACCACCGGAATTCCCGCCTGCGTCATGTCGTGCACCCGGTCCACAACGGCCGCCCCCCCCTCAAGTTTCACCGCATGGGCGCCGACCTGCAGAAACCGTCCCGCATTGCGCAGAGCATCCTCCCGGCTGGCTTGATAGGACATGAAGGGCATGTCTCCGATCACCAGGGCCTGTTGCACCGCCCCGGCGACCAGTTTCGTGTGATACAGCATCTCGTCCATTGAGACGGACAGGGTATTGGCCTTGCCTTGCACGACGACACCCAACGAGTCGCCGACCAGGATCGTCTCGATCCCGGCCTGTTCGACCAGACGGCCAAACAGGGCATCGTAGGCCGTCATGACGATCAATCGTTTACCTTGCTTGTACCGCCGAAGATCGGGGATTTTCATCATCCGATGCCCGCCTTGGTGAGGATTTCTCCGAGCCGGTGCGTCGCTTTGATGGCCATGATATGGACTCCGTCACAGTGGGGCCGGACCGCCGCGATGGTCCGGACGGCGATCTCCACGCCGGCGTCCTCCGACTTGTCACCCGCAGCCCGCAACTCGTCGATCATCGCTTGTGGAACGGACACGCCGGGAATATGCGCGTTCATGAACTCGGCCATCTTGGCGTTCCGCAGCACCAGAATGCCGGCGAGCACCTTTACCTTGAACGGACGAACGGCCGTCATGAAGCTTGCAAACTGTTCCGGATGGTATATGGCCTGCGTCTGAAAGAATCCCGCCCCAGCTTTGACCTTGATCTCGAATTTGGCGAGCATCGGTCCCAACGGATCGGCTTCAGGCGTGACGGCGGCGCCGACTTGAAACGCCGTGACGCCGTCGAGCTTGTTGCCCGCCATGTCGCGGCCGTCGTTGAGCCCCTGCACCAATTGCATCACCTGGACCGAGTCCAGATCATAGACAGGTTTGGCTTCCTTGTGATCGCCGACAGTGGGATAGTCGCCGGTCAGACACAGCACGTTCCTGATTCCCAGCAGATGCGCGCCCATCAGGTCGGACTGCATCGCAATTCGGTTCCGGTCTCGGCAGGTCAACTGCATCACCGGATCGTGTCCCAGCTCGTATAACAATCGACACACCGGCAGCGACCCGGCGCGGACCACCGCGGCCGTGTTGTCGGTCACATTGACGCCGTGTACTCGGCCGACCAGTTGTCTGGCGTTGTCCAGCAGGCTGACGACGTTCGTCCCCTTCGGAGGGTTATATTCGACCGTCACGGCAAACTGTCCGCGATCGAGGACGTCTTTAAATCGCCTAGGCTCCCGAGTCATTCAGCTTTCCTCGTCAAGATTTTCTTCGTCCCCCCTCACCACTAGGAGGGTCAGGGCTCGGATGGCTTCCACCGCGCGCATGCACCGAGCACAGTCCATAACCTACGAGTTCGAAGGAATCTTGCGTGCGCGGGGCGCGAGCGCAGAAGGTGCCTGTGTCCCGAACACACCTATGCCATCCCTGCCATTCTCCTAGCAGACTCCACGGTATTGTCCAGCAACATCGCGATCGTCATCGGACCGACTCCCCCGGGCACCGGGCTGATCCAGCCGGCCTTCTGACTCACGGGCTCGAAATCGACATCACCGCACAGCTTGCCCTCCGGGGTCTTGTTCGTGCCGACATCGATGACA
It encodes:
- a CDS encoding symmetrical bis(5'-nucleosyl)-tetraphosphatase, yielding MATYAIGDVQGCRAQLSQLVDRIDFNPTRDHLWFVGDLVNRGPDSLGVLRLIKNLGAAASVVLGNHDLFLLAAAESIVTLRPKDTIDDVLKADDRSELIDWLRGRPLLIHDDSVLMVHAGLLPQWTAAEAVQLAGEVDGALGGPDYREFLRDFFHASLPSWHPSLTGRMRRASVARAMTRIRSCTPAGEMSGFSGAPQDVPPGYLPWFRVPGRRSADTTIVTGHWAALGLQLESNHLAIDSGCVWGRHLTAVRFEDRAVFQVEGPRPRR
- a CDS encoding 2-oxoacid:acceptor oxidoreductase family protein translates to MAKRFNIRMAGVGGQGVVTGSHILSTAVINAGGESTIVPFYGSEKRMAPVESYVRVSDEAIYEIGEITFPHIIIIFHPQVITHGKSYTMPFYFGLKEDGIALINNDGPMKLHKDQARELEERRAKLYYFPATKTSLEVAGMDLATNMALMGCIGAITGLTNMAGLEQAVKDRFLGKGFVVSGGTAALDSVVERKFKKKQELIEKNVAVMRAGWNYAVDHGWAAPQIKRAEEPVAAANA
- a CDS encoding thiamine pyrophosphate-dependent enzyme → MSLDYVKFSNGFEKFMPKEYRDMVEHGPFGKKISVSQMGSFKEVLEEHPMCAGCAMTLFIRLAMIAFPNPEDTITVGTAGCGRLAISQAAIPFVYGNYGDQNGVASGLSRGLRLRFGDKPKDVVVMAGDGGTADIGFQQVLHSWFRKERFTTIMLDNEVYGNTGGQESGMTNRGAVLKMAPLGKKFEKMDMVQMAKVAGCAYVATVVPNNPRRVESVIKKAVLIAREVGSAYIQAYTSCNIEYAIPTDKVMEDAKTVENDRYAFSEYISDEAKQYLTERYGYKEFLPKPAAPAGAIPGKA
- a CDS encoding carbon monoxide dehydrogenase beta subunit family protein, with the translated sequence MATTPDTREKIIVPGPAGFHPPSAAQLGVALPDPGQGLYYGLLEPNEEKVIEEMARKMLTSPNATIFPGPLLLWAWNDHAVEKAKATLEIAAQIPEVMIIPMPDYRPKYPKIDPEEVINPNHPNLTIWGNKIEACIFIGVHCHYANLTLKMIRAGTNCCTMAICAEQGHEDAMLTIRDSDTAKIKRVAQIFKKVREEMGIKLPTSGENVRFTGTQSKVHGGKTHTNPMTFAPSPDGTGSAAMFGHSAEHMKREG
- a CDS encoding sterol desaturase family protein, whose protein sequence is MDWIEWVFTREFRQFLLAHDLVFPLLFLVRLIGVTALELIRPARKIEYGRVMLYDFTVFLVYQFIIFPTAGYIDQWIAVRPHLPDAILNLPLPLRVTAYFVVADFGHYWIHRLMHTAPIWRIHKWHHTPTYMYWLAGIRATIPQQVIVNLPYIFAYAFLDLSPWWMYLAIGMFNALQNDWMHMNVGWRFKWLEWLIVTPCYHHIHHSNRPEHYTANLAAFFTVWDRLFGTYVDPDEVLEPLSFGIGEKVPLVRLALGV
- the panB gene encoding 3-methyl-2-oxobutanoate hydroxymethyltransferase; translation: MMKIPDLRRYKQGKRLIVMTAYDALFGRLVEQAGIETILVGDSLGVVVQGKANTLSVSMDEMLYHTKLVAGAVQQALVIGDMPFMSYQASREDALRNAGRFLQVGAHAVKLEGGAAVVDRVHDMTQAGIPVVGHLGMTPQSVNQYGGYKVQGKDAAQARTMVQDAKALEAAGAVAVVLEAVPADLAQSITDELTIPTIGIGAGPHCDGQVLVLYDLLGLFDDFVPKFVKPYAHLRADALQALRRYKEEVEQGKFPSDSESYH
- the queF gene encoding preQ(1) synthase gives rise to the protein MQKRAAKTTHLGYNDRHAKSGITAPLPDIETFPNQYKGYEITIEIPEYTAICPKTGLPDFGTITVHYMPDKACLELKSLKMYIHAYRDLGIFYENAVNRVLHDVTRACRPVWAKVTGTFAARGGLRSVIEARYP
- a CDS encoding methylenetetrahydrofolate reductase C-terminal domain-containing protein, producing the protein MNKRVMIPGEDEGAQHVGGVHKRPPIPDSSLKAECPKFMSHGPCGGVRKGGLCEVYPDMKCPWVSLYIELEKIGQTEWMKQL
- a CDS encoding methylenetetrahydrofolate reductase, coding for MTREPRRFKDVLDRGQFAVTVEYNPPKGTNVVSLLDNARQLVGRVHGVNVTDNTAAVVRAGSLPVCRLLYELGHDPVMQLTCRDRNRIAMQSDLMGAHLLGIRNVLCLTGDYPTVGDHKEAKPVYDLDSVQVMQLVQGLNDGRDMAGNKLDGVTAFQVGAAVTPEADPLGPMLAKFEIKVKAGAGFFQTQAIYHPEQFASFMTAVRPFKVKVLAGILVLRNAKMAEFMNAHIPGVSVPQAMIDELRAAGDKSEDAGVEIAVRTIAAVRPHCDGVHIMAIKATHRLGEILTKAGIG
- a CDS encoding pyruvate ferredoxin oxidoreductase yields the protein MYLVADISVEICAAKSCKLCTQYCPEANTILYSDEMGKDKGFKYGSAYVAVDRCKGCAQCVWVCDNMAKNNAIKMIMIDQLPKAALTDNITYGEKSTTAVLASPVVG